A region from the Clavibacter sp. A6099 genome encodes:
- a CDS encoding ABC transporter substrate-binding protein: MSISFPRRAKRAIALGLGIVLAGSLAACSSGSGGASADTASADDLAKALDTQSSITVWGWAPAIKPIAEAFEKEHPKITVDVQNVGTGADQYTKLQNAIKAGKGAPDVAQVEYFAIPQFALGKSLADLSGYGYTDLKDQFTASTWNAVTEGDALYALPQDSGPMAMFYRQDIFDKYQIAVPTTWDEYVAAAEKMHSADPNQYITSDSGDAGFTTSMIWQAGGHPYKVDGDKVTIDMQDAGAKKYTAMWNQLVANGSLAQTPGWTDEWFRGLGDGSIATLITGAWMPGNLEAQATEGSGQWRVAPMPQYTAGDTATAESGGSSIAVMQQSQNKLVAAEFAKFTTADEQGRQISFDAGGFPSTTADLNSPEFLGETPEYFGGQKINEVLSAASKEVVPDWQYLPFQVYTNSIFSDSASAAYSNGTSLDPVLEAWGKAAAEYGQQQGFTVDVK, translated from the coding sequence ATGTCCATCTCGTTCCCCCGCAGGGCGAAGCGCGCAATCGCGCTCGGCCTCGGCATCGTCCTCGCGGGCTCCCTCGCGGCGTGCTCGTCCGGATCGGGCGGCGCCAGCGCCGACACCGCCTCCGCCGACGACCTCGCGAAGGCCCTCGACACGCAGTCCTCCATCACCGTCTGGGGCTGGGCCCCCGCGATCAAGCCGATCGCCGAGGCGTTCGAGAAGGAGCACCCGAAGATCACGGTCGACGTGCAGAACGTCGGCACCGGCGCCGACCAGTACACGAAGCTCCAGAACGCCATCAAGGCGGGCAAGGGCGCTCCCGACGTGGCGCAGGTCGAGTACTTCGCGATCCCGCAGTTCGCGCTCGGCAAGTCCCTCGCCGACCTCTCGGGCTACGGCTACACGGACCTCAAGGACCAGTTCACGGCGTCCACCTGGAACGCGGTCACCGAGGGCGACGCCCTCTACGCGCTGCCGCAGGACTCGGGCCCCATGGCGATGTTCTACCGCCAGGACATCTTCGACAAGTACCAGATCGCCGTCCCCACCACGTGGGACGAGTACGTGGCCGCCGCGGAGAAGATGCACTCCGCCGACCCGAACCAGTACATCACCAGCGACTCCGGCGACGCCGGCTTCACCACGAGCATGATCTGGCAGGCCGGCGGCCACCCCTACAAGGTCGACGGCGACAAGGTCACCATCGACATGCAGGACGCGGGCGCCAAGAAGTACACGGCCATGTGGAACCAGCTCGTCGCCAACGGCTCGCTCGCCCAGACCCCCGGCTGGACCGACGAGTGGTTCCGCGGCCTCGGCGACGGATCCATCGCCACGCTGATCACCGGCGCCTGGATGCCCGGCAACCTCGAGGCGCAGGCCACCGAGGGCTCCGGCCAGTGGCGCGTCGCCCCCATGCCGCAGTACACCGCGGGTGACACCGCGACCGCGGAGAGCGGCGGATCCTCCATCGCCGTCATGCAGCAGTCCCAGAACAAGCTCGTCGCGGCGGAGTTCGCGAAGTTCACGACGGCCGACGAGCAGGGTCGCCAGATCTCGTTCGACGCCGGCGGATTCCCCTCCACCACGGCGGACCTGAACAGCCCCGAGTTCCTCGGCGAGACCCCCGAGTACTTCGGCGGCCAGAAGATCAACGAGGTGCTCAGCGCGGCCTCGAAGGAGGTCGTCCCGGACTGGCAGTACCTGCCCTTCCAGGTCTACACGAACAGCATCTTCAGCGACTCGGCCTCGGCCGCGTACTCCAACGGCACGTCGCTCGACCCCGTCCTCGAGGCGTGGGGCAAGGCGGCCGCCGAGTACGGCCAGCAGCAGGGCTTCACCGTCGACGTGAAGTAG
- a CDS encoding glycoside hydrolase family 35 protein, whose protein sequence is MTGLPASSTRFRIGADDFELDGRPHRVIAGALHYFRVHPDQWADRIRKARLMGLDTIETYVAWNAHSPERGAFDTSAGLDLGRFLDLVHAEGMHAIVRPGPYICAEWDGGGLPGWLFEDPAVGVRRSEPLYLAAVDEFLRRVYEIVAPRQIDMGGPVILVQIENEYGAYGDDADYLRHLVDLTRESGIIVPLTTVDQPTDEMLSRGSLDELHRTGSFGSRATERLATLRRHQPTGPLMCSEFWDGWFDHWGEHHHTTSAADAAAELDALLAAGASVNIYMFHGGTNFGFTNGANHKGTYQSHVTSYDYDAPLDETGSPTPKFFAFRDVIARYRDVPDEGLAARGDAPAFEVAFDAAVPLADLVPDDPAAWRATDAVPSMDQLGVFRGFALHRVELPASTRTRVLAFGEVRDRAVVSVDGVRIGVIQRDQHETAIAVPPGRILEVLVEDQGRVNYGVRIGEAKGLIGPATLDGEELTGWASVPLDLDAMAAAVSSAASFAGAPVAEPVRFLDGPVLAHASFDMDAPADLFLDTRSWGKGVAFVNGFALGRYWTRGPQHTLYVPGAQLRAGRNDLVVFETGAAADPVVAFLAQPELGHLES, encoded by the coding sequence ATGACCGGCCTCCCCGCCTCCAGCACCCGCTTCCGCATCGGCGCCGACGACTTCGAGCTCGACGGCCGCCCGCACCGCGTCATCGCGGGCGCGCTCCACTACTTCCGCGTGCACCCGGACCAGTGGGCCGACCGGATCCGCAAGGCCCGGCTCATGGGGCTCGACACCATCGAGACGTACGTCGCCTGGAACGCGCACTCCCCCGAGCGCGGCGCCTTCGACACGAGCGCCGGCCTCGACCTCGGCCGCTTCCTCGACCTCGTGCACGCGGAGGGCATGCACGCGATCGTGCGCCCGGGCCCGTACATCTGCGCCGAGTGGGACGGCGGCGGGCTGCCGGGCTGGCTGTTCGAGGATCCCGCGGTGGGCGTGCGCCGTAGCGAGCCGCTCTACCTCGCGGCCGTCGACGAGTTCCTCCGCCGCGTGTACGAGATCGTCGCGCCGCGGCAGATCGACATGGGCGGGCCCGTGATCCTCGTGCAGATCGAGAACGAGTACGGCGCGTACGGCGACGACGCCGACTACCTCCGCCACCTCGTCGACCTCACGCGCGAGTCCGGCATCATCGTGCCGCTGACGACCGTCGACCAGCCGACCGACGAGATGCTCTCCCGCGGCAGCCTCGACGAGCTGCACCGCACGGGATCCTTCGGCTCGCGCGCCACCGAGCGCCTCGCGACGCTGCGCCGCCACCAGCCCACCGGCCCGCTCATGTGCAGCGAGTTCTGGGACGGCTGGTTCGACCACTGGGGCGAGCACCACCACACGACCTCCGCGGCCGACGCCGCCGCCGAGCTCGACGCGCTGCTCGCCGCGGGCGCGTCCGTGAACATCTACATGTTCCACGGCGGCACGAACTTCGGCTTCACGAACGGCGCCAACCACAAGGGCACGTACCAGTCGCACGTCACCTCGTACGACTACGACGCCCCGCTGGACGAGACCGGATCCCCCACACCCAAGTTCTTCGCGTTCCGCGACGTCATCGCGCGCTACCGGGACGTGCCCGACGAGGGGCTCGCGGCGCGCGGCGACGCGCCCGCGTTCGAGGTCGCGTTCGACGCGGCCGTGCCGCTGGCCGACCTGGTGCCGGACGACCCCGCGGCCTGGCGCGCGACCGACGCCGTGCCGTCGATGGATCAGCTCGGCGTCTTCCGCGGGTTCGCGCTGCACCGGGTGGAGCTGCCGGCGTCGACCCGCACGCGCGTGCTCGCGTTCGGCGAGGTGCGCGACCGGGCCGTCGTCTCGGTCGACGGCGTGCGGATCGGCGTGATCCAGCGCGACCAGCACGAGACCGCGATCGCGGTGCCGCCCGGCCGGATCCTCGAGGTGCTCGTGGAGGACCAGGGGCGCGTCAACTACGGCGTGCGGATCGGCGAGGCGAAGGGTCTCATCGGGCCGGCGACGCTCGACGGCGAGGAGCTCACGGGGTGGGCGAGCGTGCCGCTGGACCTGGACGCGATGGCCGCTGCCGTCTCTTCCGCTGCGTCCTTCGCCGGGGCCCCCGTCGCGGAGCCGGTCCGCTTCCTCGACGGACCCGTGCTCGCGCACGCGTCCTTCGACATGGACGCGCCCGCCGACCTCTTCCTCGACACGCGCTCCTGGGGCAAGGGCGTCGCCTTCGTCAACGGCTTCGCGCTGGGTCGCTACTGGACCCGCGGGCCGCAGCACACGCTCTACGTGCCGGGCGCCCAGCTGCGCGCGGGCCGCAACGACCTGGTCGTGTTCGAGACGGGCGCGGCGGCGGATCCGGTCGTGGCGTTCCTGGCGCAGCCGGAGCTGGGGCACCTGGAGTCGTGA
- a CDS encoding aldehyde dehydrogenase family protein, which translates to MTTDTALDIDGLIDPEDAEAGPGTLRITDPRDGSLVGDIDASTPDEVDAAVRRSVEASTAWAATPPAQRGQAVRRAAHALAERAEELAELNARETGKPIGDARGGVGAGVDTLLQYSELGPVHRGKSLLGTLPNVDFSVPRPRGVTVALTPWNDPVAVAAGIIGAALVMGNTVIHKPSERCPHIGELLGRILAEALPDGVLVSVVGGGDVGDRLVAHEGTRVVAHVGSTAAGEAIARRAAGTPTHVIRENGGNDPLLVDAGVDPAWAAAQAALGSFANAGQICTSVERIYVHRDIADRFTAALVAEAERWNSSGDLGPLVDERMRDAVHEQVAEALTEGARALVGGRVPDGPGSRYPATVLVDCTADMTVMSAETFGPVAAVQVVADFDEALARASDDRYGLAASVLTGSMEHAQRAAAELPVGTIKVNGVFGGAPGGAAQPRGRSGSGFGYGPELLDEMSTTTVVHLGLPVLDAGAVTPAEDASGSVSTDAGDAR; encoded by the coding sequence GTGACCACCGACACCGCACTCGACATCGACGGCCTCATCGACCCCGAGGATGCCGAGGCCGGGCCCGGGACGCTGCGGATCACGGATCCGCGCGACGGCTCGCTCGTGGGCGACATCGACGCGTCGACGCCCGACGAGGTCGACGCCGCCGTGCGCCGGTCGGTGGAGGCGTCCACCGCATGGGCCGCGACGCCGCCCGCCCAGCGCGGCCAGGCCGTGCGCCGGGCCGCCCACGCGCTCGCCGAGCGCGCCGAGGAGCTCGCCGAGCTCAACGCGCGCGAGACCGGCAAGCCGATCGGCGACGCGCGCGGCGGGGTCGGCGCGGGCGTCGACACGCTGCTCCAGTACTCCGAGCTCGGACCGGTGCACCGCGGGAAGAGCCTGCTCGGCACGCTCCCGAACGTCGACTTCTCGGTGCCGCGACCGCGCGGCGTCACGGTCGCGCTCACGCCGTGGAACGACCCGGTCGCGGTGGCCGCGGGGATCATCGGCGCGGCGCTCGTGATGGGCAACACCGTGATCCACAAGCCGAGCGAGCGCTGCCCGCACATTGGCGAGCTGCTCGGCCGGATCCTCGCCGAGGCCCTGCCCGACGGCGTGCTCGTCTCCGTGGTCGGCGGCGGCGACGTCGGCGACCGGCTCGTCGCGCACGAGGGCACGCGCGTGGTCGCGCACGTCGGATCCACCGCGGCGGGCGAGGCGATCGCGCGCCGGGCCGCCGGCACCCCCACCCACGTCATCCGCGAGAACGGCGGCAACGACCCGCTCCTCGTCGACGCGGGCGTCGATCCCGCATGGGCCGCCGCGCAGGCCGCCCTCGGATCCTTCGCCAACGCCGGCCAGATCTGCACCTCGGTCGAGCGGATCTACGTGCACCGCGACATCGCCGACCGCTTCACCGCGGCGCTCGTCGCGGAGGCCGAGCGCTGGAACTCCTCCGGCGACCTCGGCCCGCTGGTCGACGAGCGCATGCGCGACGCCGTGCACGAGCAGGTCGCGGAGGCGCTCACCGAGGGCGCCCGCGCGCTCGTCGGCGGCCGCGTGCCCGACGGCCCCGGATCCCGCTACCCCGCCACCGTGCTCGTGGACTGCACCGCCGACATGACCGTCATGAGCGCGGAGACCTTCGGCCCGGTCGCGGCCGTGCAGGTCGTCGCGGACTTCGACGAGGCGCTCGCCCGCGCATCCGACGACCGCTACGGCCTCGCCGCGAGCGTGCTCACGGGGTCGATGGAGCACGCGCAGCGCGCCGCGGCCGAGCTGCCCGTCGGCACGATCAAGGTCAACGGCGTCTTCGGCGGCGCGCCCGGCGGCGCCGCGCAGCCCCGCGGCCGCAGCGGATCCGGCTTCGGCTACGGCCCCGAGCTCCTCGACGAGATGAGCACCACGACCGTCGTGCACCTCGGGCTGCCCGTGCTCGACGCGGGCGCGGTCACCCCGGCCGAGGACGCGTCCGGCTCGGTCAGCACCGACGCGGGAGATGCCCGATGA
- the rfaE2 gene encoding D-glycero-beta-D-manno-heptose 1-phosphate adenylyltransferase produces the protein MTSELRGIIGLLAERRPTVTVIGDVILDEWWRGHSDRMTREAPAPVVDVTERIQSLGGAANTAVNLASLGGTVRMVGLVGQDAAGDRVRDLLLAAGVDVSGLVHSPRLRTTTKTRIVGDDQVIVRVDDVHRGSIHRDDARALARAALEATAGVDAEIVSDYGTGTLHGVVLESLAARASRPGLTVVDAHDPAIWAPLRPDLITPNAGETGRLVDRPLTRDEDRAAAVASLGDRILAAAGSATAVVTLDRDGTVVLGEGEPYRTRAHPVPEKQASGAGDTFVAALTLARAVGLPLAVSADFAQAAADVVVRLPGTSVCSAATLADHLGETRSRTVSQSELVDLVAGERAAGRRIVFTNGCFDVLHRGHTTYLRQAKRLGDVLVVALNSDDSVRRLKGSDRPVNTAEDRAGVLAELSCVDVITVFDTDTPIPLLEAVRPDVYAKGGDYTPEMLDETAVVRAYGGEVSILGYVPSQSTSSMVDRIRASAPDPGFTRPAGTATSAPAQPAAPADPDGSP, from the coding sequence ATGACCAGCGAGCTGCGCGGGATCATCGGCCTCCTCGCCGAGCGCCGACCCACCGTGACGGTCATCGGCGACGTCATCCTCGACGAGTGGTGGCGCGGCCACAGCGACCGGATGACCCGCGAGGCGCCGGCGCCCGTCGTGGACGTGACCGAGCGGATCCAGTCGCTCGGCGGAGCCGCGAACACCGCCGTGAACCTCGCGAGCCTCGGCGGCACCGTGCGCATGGTGGGCCTCGTCGGCCAGGACGCCGCGGGCGACCGCGTGCGCGACCTGCTGCTGGCCGCCGGCGTCGACGTATCCGGCCTCGTGCACTCGCCGCGCCTGCGCACCACCACGAAGACGCGCATCGTGGGCGACGACCAGGTGATCGTGCGGGTCGACGACGTGCACCGCGGATCCATCCACCGCGACGACGCGCGCGCCCTTGCCCGCGCCGCGCTCGAGGCGACCGCGGGCGTCGACGCCGAGATCGTGTCCGACTACGGCACCGGCACGCTGCACGGCGTGGTGCTCGAGTCCCTCGCCGCGCGTGCGAGCCGCCCCGGCCTGACGGTGGTGGATGCGCACGACCCGGCCATCTGGGCGCCGCTCCGCCCGGACCTCATCACGCCGAACGCGGGCGAGACCGGGCGCCTCGTCGACCGGCCGCTCACCCGCGACGAGGACCGCGCCGCCGCGGTCGCCTCGCTCGGCGATCGGATCCTGGCCGCGGCCGGATCCGCGACCGCCGTCGTCACCCTCGACCGCGACGGCACCGTCGTGCTCGGCGAGGGCGAGCCGTACCGCACGCGCGCGCACCCGGTGCCCGAGAAGCAGGCGTCGGGCGCGGGCGACACCTTCGTCGCCGCCCTCACGCTCGCGCGCGCGGTCGGCCTCCCGCTCGCGGTGAGCGCCGACTTCGCGCAGGCCGCGGCCGACGTGGTCGTGCGCCTCCCCGGCACGTCCGTGTGCTCCGCCGCGACCCTCGCCGACCATCTCGGCGAGACGCGCTCCCGCACGGTGTCGCAGTCCGAGCTCGTGGACCTCGTGGCGGGAGAGCGCGCCGCCGGCCGCCGGATCGTCTTCACGAACGGCTGCTTCGACGTGCTGCACCGCGGCCACACCACCTACCTCCGCCAGGCCAAGCGGCTCGGCGACGTGCTCGTGGTGGCGCTCAACAGCGACGACTCGGTGCGGCGGCTCAAGGGATCCGACCGGCCGGTGAACACCGCCGAGGACCGCGCGGGCGTGCTCGCCGAGCTGTCGTGCGTCGACGTGATCACCGTCTTCGACACCGACACCCCCATCCCGCTGCTCGAGGCGGTGCGGCCCGACGTCTACGCGAAGGGCGGCGACTACACGCCGGAGATGCTCGACGAGACCGCGGTCGTGCGCGCGTACGGCGGCGAGGTGTCGATCCTCGGGTACGTGCCGTCGCAGTCGACGAGCTCGATGGTCGACCGGATCCGCGCGTCGGCGCCCGACCCCGGCTTCACGCGGCCGGCGGGGACGGCGACGTCGGCGCCCGCGCAGCCCGCCGCGCCGGCGGATCCTGACGGCTCCCCGTAG
- a CDS encoding DUF2795 domain-containing protein yields MAINPIELQKHLSGLDYPASKDAIVKKAEESGADSDTLDALRKIEDKEYDAPTAINSAVSDAS; encoded by the coding sequence ATGGCCATCAACCCCATCGAGCTCCAGAAGCACCTCAGCGGCCTCGACTACCCGGCGTCGAAGGATGCGATCGTGAAGAAGGCGGAGGAGTCGGGCGCCGACTCCGACACGCTCGACGCGCTCCGGAAGATCGAGGACAAGGAGTACGACGCGCCCACCGCGATCAACTCCGCGGTCTCCGACGCGAGCTGA
- a CDS encoding DUF2087 domain-containing protein, with protein MDHIDPRRLAAVLADAEMRAAYARVVLGSGLDDALAHLSPARARKARAALTGSGLVAIAADGTAAAPDAVFRAILAQQPATPPAQGVERFLRDGRIAQWPASPADLDDLLRHVVAQVLEPDEVLDEKALTDRLLRLTDDHALLRRHLVDAGLVLRTRSGSEYARATDRLDPPA; from the coding sequence ATGGACCACATCGACCCGCGCCGCCTCGCCGCGGTGCTCGCCGACGCCGAGATGCGGGCCGCGTACGCGCGCGTCGTGCTCGGATCCGGCCTCGACGACGCCCTCGCCCACCTCTCCCCCGCCCGCGCGCGGAAGGCCCGAGCGGCGCTCACCGGATCCGGCCTCGTCGCGATCGCCGCCGACGGCACCGCGGCCGCGCCCGACGCCGTCTTCCGCGCGATCCTCGCCCAGCAGCCCGCGACGCCGCCCGCCCAGGGCGTCGAGCGCTTCCTCCGCGACGGCCGCATCGCCCAGTGGCCCGCGAGCCCCGCCGACCTCGACGACCTGCTGCGGCACGTCGTCGCCCAGGTGCTCGAGCCCGACGAAGTGCTCGACGAGAAGGCCCTCACGGACCGCCTCCTCCGCCTCACCGACGACCACGCGCTCCTCCGCCGCCACCTCGTGGACGCGGGACTCGTGCTCCGGACGCGCTCGGGATCCGAGTACGCGCGGGCGACGGACCGACTGGACCCGCCGGCCTAG